A genomic segment from Streptomyces sp. TLI_235 encodes:
- a CDS encoding dihydrofolate reductase: MGKVVMYGSVSVDGFVADENDQPGPLFDWLSSGDVPLDESGELKVSQTSYDYTRPYWDQVGVTIVGRHVFDLTDGWDGQPPGGIDHVVVVTHRPEPEGWDPEAPFHFVDGVEAAVAKAQELAGDRMVEVAAGDVGGQVLAAGLIDEVRMDVAPVVFGSGKPYFGSVHAQHLLEDPDVVIQGNRVLHLRYRVRR, encoded by the coding sequence GTGGGCAAGGTGGTCATGTACGGCTCGGTGTCGGTGGACGGCTTCGTCGCGGACGAGAATGACCAGCCCGGACCGCTGTTCGACTGGTTGTCCAGCGGTGACGTCCCGTTGGACGAGAGCGGCGAGCTGAAGGTGTCGCAGACGTCCTACGACTACACCCGGCCGTACTGGGACCAGGTCGGGGTCACGATCGTCGGCCGCCACGTCTTCGACCTGACGGACGGCTGGGACGGGCAGCCGCCGGGCGGGATCGACCACGTGGTCGTCGTGACGCACCGGCCGGAGCCCGAGGGCTGGGACCCCGAGGCGCCGTTTCACTTCGTCGACGGCGTCGAGGCAGCCGTGGCCAAGGCGCAGGAGCTTGCGGGTGACCGCATGGTCGAGGTCGCCGCCGGCGACGTCGGTGGCCAGGTGCTTGCCGCGGGCCTGATCGACGAGGTGCGCATGGACGTCGCACCCGTCGTGTTCGGGTCCGGCAAGCCCTACTTCGGGTCGGTCCACGCGCAGCACCTGCTGGAGGATCCTGACGTGGTGATTCAGGGCAACCGGGTGCTTCACCTGCGCTATCGGGTGCGCCGTTGA
- a CDS encoding putative metal-dependent peptidase — protein MTGAPKHPARRPEPRRAPYEAHSEPRPLPRPMSRPAPPRPVRATVPGPPVGSGTPAGRPGAPLDTEKLFAARLHAVRVRPYLASALFALHVVEDRSVPTMAVDTHWRCYVSPGFVARTSLEELAGVWVHEVSHLLRDHHGRGERYAREHEEDGPGERLRRNVAADFEINDDIYGDGLPVPAGAVLPSLLALPDGLLMEEYLRRAPMSGLAADLAWLDCGSGADGQERPWELGPGGAGGLTRLQRDAVRFRVAEGIKGRPGDAPQGWRRWADEAFHPPQPWRQLLGAAVRSAVGAPGVGEDHSYRRPSRRSASVPGALLPSLRRMPPRVCVVIDTSGSVSDAELGSALLEVAAISRAVGGRRDLVSVISCDAAAGIAVPLCRAGNIELVGGGGTDLRSGFARALRSRPHPDVIVALTDGQTPWPSTAPPCRTVVGLFPRPARAANEDDPDYLPDAPPSWARVVTIN, from the coding sequence ATGACGGGGGCCCCGAAGCACCCCGCGCGGCGCCCCGAGCCGCGCCGCGCGCCGTACGAAGCGCACTCCGAGCCGCGGCCGCTGCCGCGCCCGATGTCCCGGCCCGCGCCGCCGCGTCCGGTGCGGGCGACGGTGCCGGGGCCGCCGGTCGGCTCCGGCACGCCGGCCGGCCGCCCCGGCGCGCCGCTGGACACGGAGAAACTGTTCGCCGCGCGGCTCCATGCGGTGAGGGTCCGTCCCTACCTGGCCAGCGCTCTCTTCGCGCTGCACGTGGTCGAGGACCGCTCGGTGCCGACGATGGCGGTGGACACCCACTGGCGCTGCTACGTCTCCCCCGGCTTCGTGGCGCGCACCTCGCTGGAGGAACTGGCCGGCGTCTGGGTGCACGAGGTCTCCCACCTGCTGCGGGACCACCACGGGCGGGGCGAGCGGTATGCGCGGGAGCACGAGGAAGACGGACCGGGCGAGCGGCTGCGGCGGAACGTCGCCGCCGACTTCGAGATCAACGACGACATCTACGGCGACGGCCTGCCCGTGCCGGCCGGAGCGGTCCTGCCGTCACTGCTGGCGTTGCCAGACGGGCTGCTGATGGAGGAGTACCTGCGCCGGGCGCCGATGTCCGGGCTCGCCGCGGACCTGGCCTGGCTGGACTGCGGCAGCGGTGCCGACGGGCAGGAACGGCCGTGGGAGCTGGGGCCCGGCGGAGCAGGGGGGCTGACCAGGCTGCAACGGGACGCGGTCCGCTTCCGGGTCGCCGAGGGGATCAAGGGCCGACCGGGCGACGCGCCGCAGGGATGGCGCCGGTGGGCCGACGAGGCGTTCCATCCGCCACAGCCGTGGCGGCAGTTGCTGGGCGCCGCAGTCCGCTCGGCGGTGGGCGCCCCGGGGGTCGGCGAGGACCACAGCTACCGGCGGCCGTCCCGGCGCTCGGCCAGCGTCCCCGGGGCACTGCTGCCGAGCCTGCGCCGCATGCCGCCCCGGGTCTGTGTCGTGATCGACACCTCCGGCTCGGTGAGCGATGCGGAGCTGGGCAGCGCACTGCTGGAGGTGGCGGCGATCTCCCGGGCCGTCGGCGGGCGGCGCGACCTGGTGTCGGTGATCTCCTGCGACGCGGCGGCCGGGATCGCCGTCCCGCTCTGCCGCGCCGGGAACATCGAACTCGTCGGCGGCGGCGGAACGGACCTGCGCTCCGGTTTCGCCCGGGCACTCCGTTCCCGGCCCCACCCAGACGTCATCGTCGCCCTGACCGACGGTCAGACCCCGTGGCCCTCCACGGCACCCCCCTGCCGCACCGTCGTGGGCCTCTTCCCCCGCCCCGCCCGCGCCGCGAACGAGGACGACCCCGACTACCTCCCGGACGCCCCGCCGTCCTGGGCGCGTGTCGTCACGATCAACTGA
- a CDS encoding lipase (class 2), giving the protein MRTPLLCFSARPVRRRLVGALGSALLAAALLGGGAPAALAADGSSAAASAATPPDGDTVASPPGANDWNCRPTAAHPDPVVLVHGTFANRFENWLVLSPLLKSKGYCVFALDYGTVPGVTSSGSGLLLPIGGLGPAAESAAQLGRFVDLVRSYTGAAKVDIVGHSQGGMIPNYYLKFLGGASKVDKLVALAPSNHGTTLSGIANLAPYLPGVADLIYTACPACKDQVVGSAFNQKLSSLPDTVPGVHYTVISTVFDEVVTPYRTQFLSGPNVTNITIQDSCLIDLSEHVLVAFDPTSLHHVTNALDPAHATYVGCG; this is encoded by the coding sequence TTGAGAACCCCACTTCTCTGCTTCTCCGCAAGACCCGTCCGCCGCAGGCTCGTCGGCGCCCTGGGATCAGCCCTGCTGGCGGCCGCCCTGCTCGGCGGGGGCGCCCCCGCCGCCCTCGCCGCCGACGGCTCGTCCGCCGCCGCGTCCGCCGCCACCCCGCCCGACGGCGACACCGTGGCCTCGCCGCCCGGCGCCAACGACTGGAACTGCCGCCCCACGGCGGCCCACCCCGATCCGGTCGTCCTGGTGCACGGCACCTTCGCCAACCGCTTCGAGAACTGGCTGGTGCTCTCGCCGCTGCTGAAGAGCAAGGGCTACTGCGTCTTCGCCCTCGACTACGGCACCGTGCCCGGCGTCACCTCCTCCGGCAGCGGGCTGCTGCTGCCGATCGGCGGGCTCGGCCCGGCCGCCGAGTCCGCGGCCCAACTCGGCCGGTTCGTCGACCTGGTGAGGTCGTACACCGGTGCGGCCAAGGTGGACATCGTCGGCCACTCGCAGGGCGGCATGATCCCGAACTACTACCTGAAGTTCCTCGGCGGTGCGAGCAAGGTCGACAAGCTGGTCGCGCTGGCGCCGTCCAACCACGGCACCACGCTCTCCGGGATCGCCAATCTCGCGCCCTATCTGCCCGGTGTGGCGGACCTGATCTACACCGCCTGCCCGGCCTGCAAGGACCAGGTGGTCGGCTCGGCGTTCAACCAGAAGCTCTCCTCGCTGCCGGACACCGTGCCCGGGGTGCACTACACGGTGATCTCCACCGTCTTCGACGAGGTGGTCACCCCGTACCGGACGCAGTTCCTCAGCGGGCCGAACGTCACCAACATCACCATCCAGGACAGCTGCCTGATCGACCTGTCCGAGCACGTCCTGGTGGCCTTCGACCCGACCTCGCTGCACCACGTGACCAACGCGCTCGACCCGGCCCACGCCACCTACGTGGGCTGCGGCTGA
- a CDS encoding AraC family transcriptional regulator → MLERLNQAMEHIERHLDQDIEVTELARIAATSEYHLRRMFSALAGMPLSEYIRRRRLTVAGAEVLARRDTLLEIAVRYGYGSGEAFARAFRAVHGTGPGEARRTGAALSSQPRMAFRLTVEGSSSMRYRIVAKPDFTVVGLKARVPLVHSGQNGAIVDFVRGIDPRTLERLEKLSDQEPRGIVAVCDDLDPSRAEGTELDYYQGVITSMAAPEGTTVLAVPAGAWAVFTTSGPAPQAIQDLWRDVFAEWFPSNPYRSRTGPEILRVRPSPDGAEADAELWLPVEPERG, encoded by the coding sequence GTGCTGGAGCGGCTGAACCAGGCCATGGAGCACATCGAGCGCCATCTCGACCAGGACATCGAGGTGACGGAGCTGGCGCGCATCGCGGCCACCTCGGAGTACCACCTGCGGCGGATGTTCTCCGCGCTCGCGGGCATGCCGCTGTCGGAGTACATCCGGCGCCGTCGGCTCACCGTCGCGGGCGCCGAGGTGCTCGCGAGGCGTGACACGCTGCTGGAGATCGCGGTGCGCTACGGCTACGGCTCCGGCGAGGCGTTCGCGCGGGCGTTCCGCGCCGTGCACGGCACCGGACCGGGCGAGGCCCGACGGACCGGCGCCGCTCTCAGCTCCCAGCCCCGGATGGCCTTCCGACTCACCGTCGAAGGGAGCAGCAGTATGCGATACCGCATCGTGGCCAAGCCGGACTTCACCGTCGTCGGCCTCAAGGCCCGGGTGCCGCTGGTGCATTCGGGGCAGAACGGGGCGATCGTCGACTTCGTCCGCGGGATCGACCCGCGGACGCTGGAGCGCCTGGAGAAGCTGTCGGACCAGGAGCCGCGCGGCATCGTCGCGGTCTGCGACGACCTGGACCCGAGTCGCGCCGAGGGCACCGAACTCGACTACTACCAGGGCGTGATCACGTCCATGGCGGCCCCCGAGGGCACGACTGTCCTGGCCGTCCCCGCCGGTGCCTGGGCGGTCTTCACCACCTCCGGGCCGGCGCCGCAGGCCATCCAGGACCTCTGGCGGGACGTGTTCGCCGAGTGGTTCCCCTCGAACCCGTACCGCAGCCGGACCGGGCCCGAGATCCTGCGCGTCCGCCCGTCGCCGGACGGGGCCGAGGCCGACGCCGAGCTGTGGCTCCCGGTGGAGCCCGAGCGCGGGTGA
- a CDS encoding PucR-like helix-turn-helix protein, translating into MTGHNSPAQVTGWHAPTIGGVPADQRLLAALPELVQAVLAALLDRLPTYRRLPREQVDGELARTAERRIRTLARAVRTGRTAPDEEFATVRETAARRAEEGLPLDAVLLAHHIGLEVCWEWMTRQAGDGDTAGLLVLHRLLLDHLRQITAAAGAGYFEERRTMVDERHAARHALIGALLDGAPADEAAARAGLRLPPGYAVLALAVADHPDEHADGVDRTVAGRRKLRRLRAELDHRTRHGALSVLAADGGLVLVPLDTRPTALPAADWHRLADTVAATARAAGAPVLAGAAAAEPSAVAAAAALAYEVLDVARVFGRPPGLYRLDDLLLEYQLSRPGHARPRLAALIDPLQHAGDLLTTLRTHLDGGLNRRHTASALHLHPNTVDYRLRRIAALTGLDPARPADLLRITAAVAAHDAERA; encoded by the coding sequence GTGACCGGTCACAACTCCCCCGCGCAGGTCACGGGTTGGCACGCCCCGACGATCGGCGGGGTCCCCGCGGACCAGCGGCTGCTCGCCGCCCTGCCGGAACTCGTCCAGGCGGTGCTCGCCGCCCTGCTGGACCGGCTGCCCACCTATCGGCGGCTGCCCCGCGAACAGGTCGACGGCGAACTCGCCCGCACCGCCGAGCGGCGGATCCGCACCCTCGCCCGGGCCGTCCGCACCGGCCGGACCGCCCCCGACGAGGAGTTCGCCACCGTCCGCGAGACCGCCGCCCGGCGCGCCGAGGAGGGCCTGCCGCTGGACGCCGTCCTGCTCGCCCACCACATCGGGCTGGAGGTCTGCTGGGAGTGGATGACCCGGCAGGCCGGCGACGGCGACACCGCGGGGCTCCTCGTCCTCCACCGGCTGCTGCTCGACCACCTCCGCCAGATCACCGCCGCGGCCGGCGCCGGCTACTTCGAGGAACGCCGCACCATGGTCGACGAACGGCACGCCGCCCGGCACGCCCTGATCGGCGCCCTCCTCGACGGCGCCCCCGCGGACGAGGCCGCCGCCCGGGCCGGATTACGACTGCCGCCCGGCTACGCCGTCCTCGCCCTCGCCGTCGCCGACCACCCCGACGAACACGCCGACGGTGTCGACCGCACGGTCGCAGGCCGCCGCAAACTCCGCCGTCTGCGCGCCGAACTCGACCACCGCACCCGGCACGGCGCCCTCTCGGTGCTCGCCGCCGACGGCGGCCTGGTCCTCGTCCCGCTCGACACCCGCCCCACCGCCCTGCCCGCCGCCGATTGGCACCGCCTCGCGGACACCGTCGCCGCCACCGCGCGGGCCGCCGGCGCGCCGGTGCTGGCCGGCGCGGCCGCCGCCGAGCCCTCGGCGGTCGCCGCCGCCGCGGCACTCGCCTACGAAGTCCTCGACGTGGCCCGGGTCTTCGGCCGACCGCCCGGGCTCTACCGGCTCGACGACCTGCTGCTCGAGTACCAGCTCAGCAGACCCGGCCACGCCAGACCCCGTCTCGCCGCCCTCATCGACCCCCTGCAGCACGCGGGCGACCTGCTCACCACGCTCCGCACCCACCTGGACGGTGGCCTCAACCGCCGCCACACCGCGAGCGCGCTCCACCTCCACCCCAACACCGTCGACTACCGCCTGCGCCGCATCGCCGCCCTCACCGGCCTCGACCCCGCCCGCCCCGCCGACCTGCTGCGCATCACCGCCGCCGTCGCCGCCCACGACGCCGAACGCGCCTGA
- a CDS encoding RNA polymerase sigma factor (sigma-70 family), producing the protein MAVPDVHRTIDAVWKLESAKIIAALTRLVHDVGLAEELAQDALVAALEQWPAEGVPDNPGAWLTSVAKRRAVDRIRRSERLERRHEQLAHELRRSGETERADEQDDLLRLMFVSCHPVLPTEARVVLTLRLLGGLTAAEIARAFLVPEPVVAQRIAAAKRTLAERQVPFELPPGEELAARLSSVLEVVYLVFNEGYSATSGDDLMRPGLCLEALRLGRLLAAAVPHEAEVHGLVALMEIQASRSAARTGPSGEPVQLHEQNRGRWDPLLIRRGFAAMLRARECGGPPGPYVLQAAIAVCHAQARTAEATDWAQIATLYAALDRLLPTPVVRLNRAVAVGKAHGPQAGLDLADELTADPTLRDYHLLPSVRGDLLERLGRTEDARLEFRRAAALTRNAAERAFLDRRADALPTAGPPTAVLGATAREFLDREDLDGATARSYGQTLRRLRLALGDELPLGSLTADRVAQVFTVAWGEAAPRTWNRHRAAVRSFAAWAGLDDPAAGLDRRPEPPGRTPAIGQDRLERLWELPGHTVRERTLWRMLHESGAPVRAVLSLNVEDLDLDDRRARTGDTWIAWRSATARLLPGLLAGRTRGPLFLTDRRPGPARTPAPADLCPDTGRARLSYERAEHLFKRATCPLDPDGEGWTLRMLKPRR; encoded by the coding sequence GTGGCCGTGCCCGATGTCCACCGCACGATCGACGCGGTCTGGAAACTCGAGTCGGCGAAGATCATCGCCGCGCTCACCCGGCTCGTGCACGACGTCGGTCTCGCCGAGGAGCTCGCCCAGGACGCCCTGGTCGCCGCCCTCGAACAGTGGCCGGCCGAGGGCGTCCCCGACAACCCCGGCGCCTGGCTGACCTCCGTCGCCAAGCGGCGCGCCGTCGACCGGATCCGCCGCTCCGAGCGGCTGGAGCGCCGGCACGAGCAACTCGCCCACGAGCTGCGGCGGTCGGGCGAGACCGAACGGGCGGACGAGCAGGACGACCTGCTGCGCCTGATGTTCGTCTCCTGTCACCCCGTGCTGCCGACCGAGGCCCGGGTCGTGCTGACCCTCCGTCTGCTCGGCGGACTGACCGCCGCGGAGATCGCCCGCGCCTTCCTCGTCCCGGAACCGGTGGTGGCGCAGCGCATCGCGGCTGCCAAGCGGACCCTGGCCGAGCGGCAGGTGCCGTTCGAGCTGCCGCCCGGCGAGGAACTCGCCGCCCGGCTCTCCTCGGTGCTGGAGGTCGTCTACCTGGTCTTCAACGAGGGGTATTCGGCGACCAGCGGGGACGACCTGATGCGGCCCGGGCTCTGTCTGGAGGCGCTGCGGCTCGGCCGGCTGCTCGCCGCGGCCGTCCCGCACGAGGCCGAGGTGCACGGGCTCGTCGCGCTGATGGAGATCCAGGCCTCGCGCTCGGCCGCGCGGACCGGGCCGTCCGGCGAGCCCGTCCAGCTGCACGAGCAGAACCGCGGCCGCTGGGACCCGCTGCTGATCCGCCGCGGCTTCGCCGCGATGCTCCGCGCCCGCGAGTGCGGCGGCCCGCCCGGCCCGTACGTGCTGCAGGCGGCGATCGCGGTCTGCCACGCCCAGGCCCGCACCGCGGAGGCCACCGACTGGGCGCAGATCGCGACGCTGTACGCGGCCCTGGACCGGCTGCTGCCGACCCCGGTCGTCCGGCTCAACCGGGCCGTCGCGGTCGGCAAGGCGCACGGGCCGCAGGCCGGGCTCGACCTCGCCGACGAGCTGACCGCCGACCCCACGCTGCGCGACTACCACCTGCTGCCCAGCGTCCGCGGGGACCTGCTGGAGCGGCTCGGCCGCACCGAGGACGCCCGCCTGGAGTTCCGGCGGGCCGCCGCGCTCACCCGCAACGCCGCCGAACGCGCCTTCCTCGACCGCCGCGCCGACGCGCTCCCGACGGCCGGCCCGCCCACCGCGGTCCTCGGCGCCACCGCGCGGGAGTTCCTCGACCGGGAGGACCTGGACGGGGCGACCGCCCGCTCGTACGGGCAGACCCTGCGGCGCCTGCGGCTCGCCCTCGGCGACGAACTGCCGCTCGGCTCGCTCACCGCGGACCGGGTCGCGCAGGTCTTCACCGTCGCCTGGGGCGAGGCCGCGCCGCGCACCTGGAACCGGCACCGCGCCGCCGTCCGTTCCTTCGCCGCCTGGGCCGGGCTGGACGACCCGGCGGCCGGGCTCGACCGGCGCCCCGAACCGCCCGGCCGCACCCCGGCGATCGGGCAGGACCGGCTGGAGCGGCTCTGGGAGCTGCCGGGCCACACGGTGCGCGAGCGCACCCTGTGGCGGATGCTCCACGAGTCCGGCGCCCCGGTGCGGGCCGTCCTGTCGCTGAACGTCGAGGACCTCGACCTCGACGACCGCAGGGCCCGCACCGGCGACACCTGGATCGCCTGGCGCTCCGCCACGGCCCGGCTCCTCCCCGGCCTGCTGGCCGGACGCACCCGCGGCCCGCTCTTCCTCACCGACCGCCGCCCCGGCCCCGCCCGCACCCCCGCCCCGGCCGACCTCTGCCCGGACACCGGCCGCGCCCGGCTCTCCTACGAGCGTGCCGAGCACCTCTTCAAGCGGGCCACCTGCCCGCTCGACCCGGACGGCGAGGGCTGGACCCTGCGCATGCTCAAGCCGCGCCGCTGA
- a CDS encoding MoxR-like ATPase — MTSTALLPAPAAVTPLSSLSEAADTDTRLAVADDLLTLLRTTTTEPRPDEQLEALTLAVAADLPVLIWGEPGIGKTAALTQLAASLDLPLTTVIASVHEPSDFSGLPIVGDDPAVQGVPMAPPQWAVELVRAGRGLLFLDELSTATPAVQAALLRVVLERRVGALQLPAGVRIVAAANPRASAADGWELSPPLANRFVHLYWVHDREVVVRGLGGVWPRAELPRLVPGRLPEAVALARRAICGFLKARPTLIHRLPTTETRRGGAWPSPRSWEAALTLLAFGTAACVSREVLALLVRGAVGDGPGFELLAHLDRMDLPDPETLLADPAAAELPERGDLRQATLEGVVAAVGARPERARWEAGWAVLVRALETGAPDLLVAPATALAALRRDDWEVPDTVERLVGVVGLARRADRSVTRVAAAGGSTSATGTHR, encoded by the coding sequence ATGACCTCCACCGCCCTCCTGCCGGCTCCGGCCGCCGTCACGCCGTTGTCCAGCCTGTCCGAGGCTGCCGACACCGACACCCGACTCGCCGTCGCCGACGACCTCTTGACCCTGCTGCGGACGACCACGACCGAACCGCGCCCCGACGAACAGCTCGAAGCGCTCACCCTGGCCGTCGCCGCCGACCTGCCGGTCCTGATCTGGGGCGAGCCGGGCATCGGCAAGACCGCGGCCCTGACCCAGCTCGCCGCCTCCCTCGATCTGCCGCTGACGACCGTCATCGCCAGCGTCCACGAACCGTCCGACTTCTCCGGGCTGCCCATCGTGGGCGACGACCCGGCCGTGCAGGGGGTGCCGATGGCACCACCGCAGTGGGCCGTGGAGCTCGTGCGGGCCGGGCGGGGGCTGCTCTTCCTGGACGAACTCTCCACCGCCACCCCGGCCGTCCAGGCCGCGCTGCTCCGGGTCGTCCTGGAGCGGCGGGTCGGCGCACTGCAACTGCCCGCTGGGGTACGGATCGTGGCCGCCGCCAACCCGCGCGCGTCGGCAGCGGACGGCTGGGAGCTGAGCCCGCCGCTGGCCAACCGCTTCGTGCACCTGTACTGGGTGCACGACCGTGAGGTGGTGGTGCGCGGCCTCGGCGGAGTCTGGCCCCGGGCAGAGCTGCCCCGGCTGGTGCCCGGCCGCTTGCCGGAGGCGGTGGCCCTCGCCCGGCGCGCGATCTGCGGCTTCCTGAAGGCCCGGCCGACCCTGATCCACCGGCTGCCGACCACGGAGACACGGCGCGGCGGCGCCTGGCCCTCGCCCCGGAGCTGGGAGGCCGCGCTCACCCTGCTGGCCTTCGGCACGGCGGCCTGCGTCTCCCGCGAGGTGCTGGCGCTGCTGGTGCGGGGCGCGGTGGGGGACGGTCCGGGGTTCGAACTCCTCGCCCATCTTGACCGGATGGACCTGCCCGACCCGGAGACGCTGCTGGCCGACCCGGCCGCCGCCGAGCTGCCGGAACGGGGTGATCTGCGTCAGGCGACGCTGGAGGGGGTGGTGGCCGCGGTCGGGGCACGGCCGGAGCGAGCGCGCTGGGAGGCGGGCTGGGCGGTGCTGGTACGGGCGCTGGAGACCGGCGCCCCGGACCTGTTGGTCGCCCCGGCAACGGCGTTGGCCGCGTTGCGGCGCGACGACTGGGAGGTGCCGGACACGGTGGAGCGACTGGTCGGGGTGGTCGGTCTCGCCCGGCGGGCGGACCGGTCGGTGACACGGGTCGCGGCGGCGGGCGGCTCCACATCCGCGACGGGGACCCACCGATGA
- a CDS encoding CubicO group peptidase (beta-lactamase class C family) produces the protein MTTTPWTPAAAAALADALDHAVLDRGVPGGVLVLGTADTTAAVGRTVIARGTVAPECGPAVPDDRTRYDLASLTKITVTWALTGRALAAGRLDLDEPLRSRFPQLPAPGGWLTVRQLLAHSAGLQPETRLDRYLHLDRPLAELLCAEQLVATPGTEHRYINRGYVLLGLLLAAAHETPLDTLADRYWRELGMDETEFGPIRRSPAVAPTEQRLRGAPRTWGIPHDPNAALLNGIAGHAGVFSTAADLAAFAEHLLTAEDPWLTASLRPQIAVEAGRSRGLGWLLADTGAAYHHGYTGTSLYLSPGRGRYAVLLTNAVYHGFSGSRLTPLRDRILAAATAP, from the coding sequence GTGACCACCACTCCCTGGACACCCGCGGCCGCGGCCGCCCTCGCCGACGCCCTCGACCACGCCGTCCTGGACCGGGGCGTCCCCGGCGGCGTCCTCGTCCTCGGTACCGCCGACACCACGGCCGCGGTCGGCCGCACCGTGATCGCCCGCGGCACCGTCGCCCCCGAGTGCGGCCCCGCGGTGCCGGACGACCGCACCCGCTACGACCTCGCCTCCCTCACCAAGATCACCGTCACCTGGGCGCTCACCGGCCGCGCCCTCGCCGCCGGCCGGCTTGACCTGGACGAGCCGCTGCGTAGCCGCTTCCCACAACTACCGGCTCCCGGTGGCTGGTTGACCGTACGCCAACTGCTCGCACACAGTGCCGGACTGCAGCCCGAGACCCGCCTCGACCGCTATCTGCACCTCGACCGCCCGCTCGCCGAACTCCTGTGCGCCGAACAGCTGGTGGCCACACCCGGCACCGAACACCGTTACATCAACCGGGGATACGTCCTGCTGGGCCTGCTGCTCGCCGCCGCCCACGAGACCCCACTGGACACCCTCGCCGACCGCTATTGGCGCGAACTCGGCATGGACGAGACCGAGTTCGGGCCAATCCGACGCTCCCCCGCGGTGGCTCCCACCGAGCAGCGGCTGCGCGGCGCACCCCGCACCTGGGGCATCCCGCACGACCCCAACGCCGCACTGCTGAACGGGATCGCCGGCCACGCCGGGGTGTTCTCCACCGCCGCCGACCTCGCCGCGTTCGCCGAACACCTGCTGACCGCGGAGGATCCGTGGCTGACCGCCAGCCTGCGGCCGCAGATCGCCGTCGAGGCAGGCCGCTCCCGAGGCCTCGGCTGGCTGCTCGCCGACACCGGCGCCGCCTACCACCACGGCTACACCGGCACCAGCCTGTACCTCTCCCCCGGGCGCGGCCGGTACGCCGTGCTGCTCACCAACGCCGTCTACCACGGCTTCAGCGGCAGCCGGCTCACCCCGCTGCGCGACCGCATCCTCGCCGCGGCCACCGCGCCCTGA
- a CDS encoding putative nucleic acid-binding protein, protein MIVIDSSALVTVLTAHNPGGDLIRTRVAEAGDVYAPTLVDYEIQSALLGMRRGGKLTEREVEKAVGAYRLLPIIKQETLPFWDRVKKLHANLSAYDAQYVALAEALGVPLITGDARIERSGAATCEVEVFSSNS, encoded by the coding sequence TTGATCGTCATCGACAGTTCGGCCCTCGTCACCGTTCTCACCGCACACAACCCCGGCGGGGACCTCATCCGCACACGTGTCGCTGAGGCAGGCGATGTCTACGCGCCCACGCTGGTGGATTACGAGATCCAGTCGGCACTCCTCGGGATGCGGCGCGGTGGCAAGCTCACCGAGAGGGAAGTCGAGAAGGCTGTCGGCGCTTACCGCCTTCTCCCGATCATCAAACAGGAGACGCTTCCCTTCTGGGACCGTGTGAAGAAGCTGCATGCCAACCTCAGCGCCTATGACGCCCAGTACGTTGCCCTCGCTGAAGCACTCGGTGTGCCGCTGATCACCGGCGACGCGAGGATCGAGCGCAGCGGCGCGGCGACGTGTGAAGTCGAGGTATTTTCCTCGAACAGCTGA